In one window of Aquimarina spinulae DNA:
- a CDS encoding restriction system-associated AAA family ATPase, producing the protein MKLLRLKINTQFNSLSRKGQKPFELNFRDPFYEEETVSWEAFHPFCFAGLNGSGKSNVLEALANIFYHLECCANVNQPEYFKKEIFRAEKGFPNAYELEYYIVPKSKFDVLDTEYIKEDGIVATNIKKSDYITSNMVRVEISKKDDEIPKINIYDLSTDNTIIATPSIIAKDGLQASSKQYLPDLVIGYSSGENEVLSIPFLKTRLLNYDEYCQSIPKEVYKTPESNLVYIDYEMSQAVLLSNFLLQEDAVLQPLDEHLDIIGVKSFRITLHLHSIEKEGEKYGLLEEFWPKIEALKSCATSCFKRKETLTLDFWINDKTKDAFKKHFNNDIYSLFQTFQILYTLNYRIAEQNHKEDVYESEGFYTDWKLPRPAPEQKVFYFEEFKIEKRINKEGETIKLLMKNLSDGEQQFLHSLGICLMLKGKSALLLLDEPETHFNPDWRSKFISTLKACLEASNSNNLMRDILITSHSPFIISDCFPDKVIVFKKGEQPKNAKTTNFRTFGTSIDIIMENIFKKNNTIGDFSRSEIEKIEKEIENFESLTEEEVIAYKNRTNHLGDSMEKILLFAQLNELKKK; encoded by the coding sequence ATGAAATTACTACGTTTAAAAATTAATACTCAATTTAATAGTCTTAGTAGAAAGGGGCAAAAACCTTTTGAGTTAAACTTTAGAGATCCTTTTTATGAAGAAGAAACTGTAAGTTGGGAAGCATTTCATCCATTTTGCTTTGCAGGTTTAAATGGAAGCGGAAAATCAAATGTTTTAGAAGCTCTTGCAAACATTTTTTATCATTTAGAGTGTTGTGCAAATGTAAATCAACCAGAATATTTTAAAAAAGAAATATTTAGAGCAGAAAAAGGATTTCCTAATGCTTATGAATTAGAATATTATATCGTTCCTAAATCAAAATTTGATGTCCTTGATACAGAATATATAAAAGAGGATGGCATCGTAGCTACTAACATAAAAAAGAGTGATTATATCACTTCTAATATGGTAAGAGTAGAAATTTCTAAAAAAGATGATGAAATTCCCAAAATTAATATTTATGATTTATCTACAGATAATACTATAATAGCAACACCAAGTATTATTGCAAAAGATGGGTTGCAAGCGAGTTCAAAACAATACTTACCTGATTTGGTTATTGGTTATTCTTCGGGAGAAAATGAAGTATTAAGTATTCCTTTTTTAAAAACTCGGTTACTTAATTATGACGAATACTGTCAGAGTATCCCAAAAGAAGTGTATAAAACTCCTGAGAGTAATCTTGTTTACATTGACTATGAAATGAGTCAAGCTGTTTTATTATCTAATTTTCTTTTACAAGAAGATGCAGTTCTGCAACCGTTAGATGAACACTTAGATATTATTGGTGTTAAAAGCTTTAGAATTACTTTACATCTACATAGTATAGAAAAAGAAGGTGAAAAATATGGTTTACTAGAAGAATTTTGGCCTAAAATTGAAGCATTAAAAAGTTGTGCTACTTCTTGTTTCAAAAGAAAAGAAACTCTTACGCTAGATTTTTGGATAAATGATAAGACAAAAGATGCTTTCAAAAAGCATTTTAATAATGATATCTATTCTTTGTTTCAAACTTTCCAAATACTTTACACTTTAAATTATAGGATTGCTGAGCAAAACCATAAGGAAGACGTATATGAATCAGAAGGTTTTTATACAGATTGGAAACTTCCAAGACCAGCACCTGAGCAAAAGGTATTTTATTTTGAAGAATTTAAAATAGAAAAGAGAATTAATAAAGAAGGAGAAACAATTAAATTGTTAATGAAAAACTTATCTGATGGTGAGCAACAATTTTTGCATTCTTTAGGAATTTGTTTAATGCTAAAAGGCAAAAGTGCTTTACTATTATTAGATGAACCCGAAACACACTTCAATCCAGATTGGAGATCTAAATTTATAAGCACTTTAAAAGCTTGCTTAGAAGCTAGTAATAGTAATAACTTAATGAGAGATATTTTAATTACATCTCATTCTCCATTCATAATTTCAGATTGTTTTCCAGATAAAGTGATTGTTTTTAAAAAAGGAGAACAGCCAAAGAATGCAAAAACAACAAACTTTAGAACTTTTGGTACTTCGATAGATATTATTATGGAAAATATTTTTAAAAAGAATAATACAATAGGAGATTTTTCCAGAAGTGAAATAGAGAAAATAGAAAAAGAAATAGAGAACTTTGAAAGCCTAACAGAGGAAGAAGTGATTGCATATAAGAACAGAACAAATCATTTAGGTGATTCGATGGAAAAAATATTACTGTTTGCTCAACTGAATGAATTAAAAAAGAAATAA